Proteins found in one Penaeus vannamei isolate JL-2024 chromosome 43, ASM4276789v1, whole genome shotgun sequence genomic segment:
- the LOC113810921 gene encoding uncharacterized protein isoform X4, which translates to MPRPNWMRMDSSRLAHWTAGSPRSWVADTAQLYLNSGSSSALMIFHLSKTQPAATRTTQALAVGGAAPALPVDLQHTAIPVGIHTHTQKLLKETIDTILWQMQIHCHTTLQLLA; encoded by the coding sequence ATGCCGAGACCTAATTGGATGAGAATGGACAGCTcccggctcgcccattggaccgcaggctcccctcgctcCTGGGTAGCTGACACAGCTCAGCTCTACTTAAACTCCGGGTCAAGTTCAGCACTCATGATCTTCCACCTGAGCAAGACACAGCCAGCAGCCACTAGgactacccaggccttagccgttgGGGGAGCCGCCCCAGCTCTCCCCGTCGACCTCCAGCACACGGCCATACCTGTGggtattcacacccacacacaaaagctccttaaagagacgATTGACACCATTCTATGGcagatgcaaatccattgccatacaaCATTGCAACTATTAGCATGA